Genomic DNA from Schistosoma haematobium chromosome 1, whole genome shotgun sequence:
ttttttaagaaaaagaaCGTCGAAACTGGTTATGACATTTTAATGAATGACAGAGGTTTCTATCAAGGTGTGAAATAACGAATGACAATACTGAATtatcatagttgaattcacaagtcgaactaatctagaccaccatcaaaaacctgaaaacactcgacagccgtttcatcctagtgtgagactcctcaacagtgtgcatccacgatctcacataCAGGATCCGgaaccaggaccttcggtctcgagcgcgaacgcctaacctcaagaccactgagtcggcatccaacggtattaatatcTAACTGATGGAATCACACAACACTAATTTTGTAAGCCAATAACTTCTTCACATCACCGTCTAATTAGCCAACCAACCAAGTCACAAAGTATGAGTATCAATCCCAAATAACATCtgacaaataatcaataaaaatgcatgatggtaaataaatgaaaccttgtagcgtggtgtcgagtcccagttgactatgagcaccactacaaaggaacgcgtgccaggatatccataaaatcccccgaaagccaaatatcagaaggcagttaatggaccaagtcgagatatatttgctggcgatcttgtggtatcgcaagaataccgagatcgtaccaggatacaagcttggttactgagcgtaaccggattcgcgcgaggtcacaatcgaaGTAAGTATAGTGgatgtttttagcacagttaaacaaaaagcacattaaaacagtcactggtacaattggttataataataattgttttcattaaaccaatcgtgttctgatgataaaagtaagtcactacaaCCTTATAAAAGTAGGGTGTAGATTTCCTTACACAATCGCGAAACAAAATATCACAATGGATAATTCAGATTGTAAACTCATTATTTGACACCGTCATCCTTCCTACACACCAAACACTGAACAAGACAAACAAGCAAACTTCGCATTCTGTCACTCAATCCGTGAATTGATTTCACTAAATGTTTCACTCAATCGAAGTGACATGACACTTTCTACCACCGATCAAACATCACAATGTCAGTAACGATTTGTTGAAGACTAGGATTCAATTGGTTGACCGACAAATAGACAACTTCACAAACGTATAAATTCTAGTCCACAACTCACTGGAACATCAGAAATCACTGAACGTACAAATGCAAAGAACATTGGTGAGTCATTCATTCGTCTAACCAACCAAaactctctctttctctctcacaCACAGGTGACAGTATTGACTTTCGCCTTCGTTGTGAACTATCTGGATGTGGTGCACTGTGATGGAGGTGAGCTTCACACCAACAGACACGGATCActttcactcactcactcactcactcactcactcacacacacactcactgattcattcattcattaatcCGACTAGTCATTCACCAAACTATTCATCCATTTATCCCTCCATCCGTCCATTCATCACtccgatgattcattcattcattcattcattcactcacccactcacttacttacttacttacttacttgcttacttacttacttgcttacttgcttacttacttacttgcttacttgcttacttgcttcttactacttacttacttacttacttgcttacttgcttacttcttacttacttacttacttacttacttacttacttacttacttacttacttactctgtAAGTTGTTCCGACACCAGTGCAGTCGATCACAGCCAACTCATACAATCCAAACCATGTGAGTGGAAGCATCGAGCATCAGTGTATTTCGTAGCTGACAATCGTACGAACGTTCTGTCACTCACCTCATGAGAACATTCGCCTCAATACTCACGTTCCCTGTCATTATTGACAACCAAGTCAGTCAGATAGGCAGTCGGTCAGTTAGGCAGTTAGTCAGTTAGGTAGTGAGTGGTACCGATCAAGTCAGTCGTCGATTTGCACACATCTGATGGAGACGCGAACTGAATCATACTGCTGCAATTGAACTTAACTTAAAACGACAACACATTGTTTCGTTACTGTTTTCCAATGCAGATGGCGCACCCTCAGCTCCAGTCAAATCACCTGATCAGCAACCAGCTGCACCAGCCGCATCGGATTCACCTGCAGCACCAGCAGCGGCTTCAGCGAAACCAGGTCAGTCCATTCACTATTCACTATTGGTGTGCATTGAATTTTGTGTGGGAATGTTTTTCCGGTGTGCATCACTCGAATTGTGTGTTTCCGTGTTTAGACTGTGAACAGTGCACATGTACTCTGATTTTACTCCACAGATTCGCCTGCCACCACCAAGTCAACCGCACGTCCGAAGCCACCGAAGAGAGCACAGAGACCAGCCTACCCAGCCAGATCACCACCACGTGTTCGTAGTAAGTCAACACTACACCAACCACTTCTATTCCTTATCTCCGTTTCTTTCAATAATCTTGACCAGTACGACACACCAGTCATTCCTCCGAGCACACGTACACACACACGTGCACATACACACATTCGCTGGTACATTCACTCACTCTACAGTCAGTTTTTTATACTTAACCAATCACTCATTCTCTTACTAACCTTTACAACACCATCAATTCTCACACTCACCCGTTGAATGCCATCACACATTTGTTCCACGtcacacaatcaaacattcactcactcacctactcactcactcactccacTACAAGTGCCACGTAATCTACCGAGTTTGTGATTGACCAACACCCACTGTTTCACTTGTTTTCAGGTCCTCACGCTCCAACACATCCGAGAAAATACTAACGTCCACCACGAGGTAAGTCTGCCAACAAACACCCATCACTCTCCACTCTCATATCAAACGTCTGATAACTGATTGGCGGATTCACTGCGTCGTGTGTGTGTGatcgagtgagtgagtgagtggataAGTGAGTGTGTGTGTTCACTGACTGTCACCAATCCATCCCATCACTCGTGCAGCTTGTTGTCTTATGTGGAGATGTATTTGGTGCTTATTCCTGTTAGGTCACCGTTTCGATTCTCTGTGTGTTGTGAGGAGTGCATTGGAAAGTGTCAGCTGGTCGTCCATCTCATCACTTTCAAACACTCATTTGGAACACTTCACCAATcgctcatttatttatttatttgtttattcattcattcattcattcat
This window encodes:
- a CDS encoding hypothetical protein (SECRETED:SignalP(1-23)) — encoded protein: MQRTLVTVLTFAFVVNYLDVVHCDGDGAPSAPVKSPDQQPAAPAASDSPAAPAAASAKPDSPATTKSTARPKPPKRAQRPAYPARSPPRVRSPHAPTHPRKY